A region from the Alnus glutinosa chromosome 5, dhAlnGlut1.1, whole genome shotgun sequence genome encodes:
- the LOC133869112 gene encoding putative disease resistance protein At1g50180, whose translation MLLCVIRCVDRTLIISVVNVLLQQLPQLIEGASFPSRVEDEVKSFQRELERINIFLKNSDGKRNKHENVKKLVKQIIEVSYEAKDVIDTFILKVQEHKKRNIAGQFIYIFSHVTMLWDVAKKIEALNKEINKIYDNIQKYGIERAEESVVAETEKALYRRRRHVEEDDVVGFLHDSDTLLNQLTRGTKNSKLDVISIIGMGGLGKTTLAKKIYNNDRVKRHFHCRAWVYVSQDFKTRELLLEILKSQITISDEWTRKLEGMSEYQAKECLVEKLLEYLEGKRYLVVMNDIWEIEVWNEVKYAFPDNSNGSRILITSRIKEVALHSSLTPPYFLQFLNKDKSYELFLKKVFQRGECLAELETLGRQIAEGCRGLPLSIVVLGGLLAAKEKTHRTWSKVIADVNWYLTKCKDILALSYNHLPRRLKPCFLYFGAYREDSKIHVRGLIQLWIAEDSYRTLVEETLKMLLKTTWRSLLIET comes from the exons atgttattatgtgttatCCGCTGCGTAGATAGAActttgattatcag TGTTGTGAATGTTCTCCTACAGCAACTGCCCCAACTCATAGAAGGAGCAAGTTTCCCTTCTAGAGTGGAAGATGAAGTGAAGTCATTTCAAAGGGAGCTCGAGAGGATAAATATCTTCCTTAAGAACTCTGATGGGAAACGGAATAAGCATGAAAATGTGAAGAAGTTAGTGAAGCAAATCATTGAAGTTTCTTATGAGGCTAAGGATGTTATCGACACGTTCATCCTCAAAGTCCAAGAGCACAAGAAGAGGAATATTGCAGGACAGTTTATCTATATCTTTTCGCACGTGACAATGCTGTGGGATGTTGCGAAGAAGATAGAAGCCCTCAACAAAGAGATCAACAAAATCTATGACAATATACAAAAGTACGGCATTGAAAGAGCTGAAGAAAGTGTAGTTGCAGAAACGGAGAAGGCACTGTACAGGCGTAGGAGACACGTCGAAGAAGATGATGTGGTGGGCTTCCTTCATGACTCTGATACATTGTTGAATCAGCTTACTCGTGgaacaaagaattcaaaattGGATGTCATTTCAATCATTGGCATGGGTGGTTTGGGAAAGACGACTCTTGCCAAGAAAATCTACAATAATGATCGCGTCAAGAGGCACTTTCATTGCCGTGCATGGGTTTATGTATCTCAAGATTTCAAAACTAGAGAGTTATTgcttgaaattttaaaatcccAGATCACAATATCAGATGAGTGGACAAGGAAACTGGAAGGGATGAGTGAGTATCAAGCAAAAGAGTGTCTAGTAGAGAAGTTGCTTGAATACTTGGAAGGGAAGAGGTACCTAGTAGTCATGAACGACATCTGGGAGATTGAAGTCTGGAATGAGGTAAAATATGCTTTTCCTGATAACTCTAATGGAAGCAGAATATTAATCACTAGCCGCATAAAAGAAGTGGCCTTACATTCAAGTCTTACTCCTCCCTACTTTCTCCAATTTCTTAACAAAGATAAAAGCTATGAACTCTTTCTTAAAAAGGTGTTCCAAAGAGGAGAATGTCTTGCCGAGTTAGAAACTCTAGGGAGACAAATTGCAGAAGGTTGTCGTGGCTTGCCACTTTCAATTGTAGTATTAGGAGGTCTTTTAGCGGCCAAAGAAAAGACACATCGAACATGGTCGAAAGTGATTGCCGATGTAAATTGGTACCTTACCAAATGCAAAGACATTTTGGCCTTAAGCTACAACCACCTGCCGCGACGCTTGAAACcatgttttttgtattttggtgcATACCGAGAAGACTCTAAAATCCATGTAAGGGGTCTAATCCAACTATGGATTGCTGAAGATTCATACAGGACACTGGTAGAAGAAACATTGAAGATGTTGCTGAAGACTACTTGGAGGAGCTTATTGATCGAAACTTGA